DNA sequence from the Oryza brachyantha chromosome 5, ObraRS2, whole genome shotgun sequence genome:
CCAAGTACAAGACCAAGTCCTAGACGATCGTACGTCATCATGCATGCAGTTCCATGTCAGTGTCCTAGCTAGTGTCAGTCAGCTGTTTAGTCGTCCTCTCGATCGTAGTTAGTGTAAGTGTCGAGCTCTAGCTCACCTTAATTACCAATCAATAATAATTTAGGTCTTAGCTAGACCATATGATATGCCATGTGGTCATGCGTGCTTAGCTTAGCTTGGTTTAGGCtcagcttaattagctagctttGGTAGTCCTGGGTTAGGTTACTGCAGATCGATCATGatcagtagctagctagctagggtgtGTGTTTTAGTTGCAGGATCGATCAGGCAGGGGCTGAATGCTTGTATGCTAGCTGATGTTTTTGGCTTTCCATGTCTACGGCATGCTGCTAGCTTGTTAGTTTCCAACTGACAGAGCCTCTGGGTGTGTCCTCTGTAACCGTGCTTGCTTTCAGTTAATCTAATCTTGCTGTTGTTAATCTCAAATATACGTATTGAGTTCCTCGGATGACATCTTCAGGGTGGAACCATTAACTGCAAAAACATACGATATATATTTGAGATCGACATGTACATCGAAGGCCGTGTTTATAGTGTTCATATCTAAATCTCCTCTTTTTCGCGCACATGTCACTAgctggtgtattttttgtaaaaaaatttatatataaaagttgttttaaataatcatattaaattattttatatttttttaagaattaataattaattaattatgtactaatttatttccCATTTTCCTCGCAGCCGAACACGCCTAAATCATCTTAGCCATATAAGCCAATCCAAGTAACTAATGTAAGTAGCTTCCAAATATGCCGGACATGTAATTAAAACATCTCGACCAGCTACACAGTCACAAACAATTAAGTAGCTTCCAATTTGCAAGTTTAAACTGAATTCTCTGGGAACACGTGGCGTGCCAACAATTGTTGATTTCATTCTGCATCTCTTTAGTTACTGGCAATGAATGGATGGAACCAACAGCACCGAGGACGTGGCAAAATAAATGCAAAATGAACAGACACGAGACTTGATTAAAACACACTACAACAATAATCCGTCAAAGTTTATGTGCATGTGTGGTTGGGATTTGCACGATACACAAACTACTACAATTTGTGTAGATTCACAATATTGTTGATCGATCATTGCGAAATGCACAGAAAAAGAAGTAAATTTTTGGgttgtttcccatccagaacTTTATTAAACTCTGCACTATGAATCCACAGCACTGCTACATGCAGACCAATGCATCAGTATTACTTACACTTAGCACAAGTTTACAcctaaaataacatttttgttttgtttatgtttcaTGCTCGAAATTACCTTCCTGTGCTGGATTCCATAATTCCATTCACCATTTATCAACGACATAATTTGATCAAAGAAAGTAACTCAACAGCAGTGTGCAGCAGGAACAGCCGATCTTTTGGTCTTGATCAGGCACCTGGTGCAATAATAAGCGAAAACCAATGGCACCGAATGGTaaaccttttattttgttttggaccATATTTACATAAACAAATCATTAACTTGTAGGGTAAAACTGTTACTATTTATCTAGGAAAATTATGTATACTATaataattgatcaaaattctGTCTAGGGTAGCTGATATTTCCCAATCGAGTACCCTCTGTTAAATATTctatgtttagaaaaaaattggtcagtttttttaactttgactATAAGTAAATTTCCAGgtatttagtttataaaaagAACAGATGGTAGATGTCTTTCCCTTCAAAAGTATTAACATAATATCGTACACTTATTACATTATGTAGACCtattttactataaaattagtgTATATAATTTGATTGAGTGGTTTTGAAATCTTCTCCTAAGTCAGATGTTTGGTTACATCAGAGAGTTCATATTACAATTTGTGTAGTATATGCTTTGATAAATGCTGAACCAAAATAGTAGTACCATAGATGAAGCGAAATGTTGGCCTTCGACTGTGCCACGCGGTGCCAAAAACAGGTCCACGGAGCTATCTGCTGGTTTTCTAGTCACGTAATGGACAGATGCATCAACTAGATTCTCCTCGATGCGATAggatcaaacgatatatttataaataaataataatttataactagAGCTTATTATTTCTGTTTTCTGTTTTATGTTGTAAgtcttattaattttatctaaattcatcgatTAATTTCTGTTTTCTGTTTTGTGTTGTAAgtcttattaattttatctaaattcatcgattaataaatatatgtatgtatatatattcattagcatctatatttaatatagacaagattaaaaagtcttatatatCGTGAAACGAGAGAgtacgtgtgtgtatatatatacatacattcTTAGCATTAATGCTAAAAGCtaaactatcataaaaatcatacCACATTCCAGGCTAAAACAATCATTTATGCTCTTGTATCGTCCAAAATTAACGAACAGTTTGTTTCATCAAGCATATCCTTCgagccttttttttcatggctACAATATGAGACGTGATGTGACGTGCCCTTCAACTGAACCCAATCGGTAAACAGGTAGGTCAGTTAAGAACTTTAAAAGAGTAgctgattttagtttttttttcacagaaatttgttttcagcattacttttatttttacttttagatcacaaaaatacatatataaaagttttatttcaaactatttttcgtttgtaactACGtgataagccaaacaatcacccgcTTTGTTACTCAGGGTGCTGCACCAACAATTACCTAAAACCAAGTGCTCCATGCCTGAAACCATTTCAGAGAAATTGCAACATATTTGTATGGCAGCGACTATTGAAACCTGGGACTTGGATGGTAGTTACCTTCCCACGCACAGAATGAAACATCGAAAAATTTCCATTCagtttttatttcaagatacaCTCGACCACAGTTCATAGCCTTCTCGAGTTCAATTTGCACTAacaaggagaaagaaaagagcaACATAAGCCATTATTAATATGATCTAACATCAAAACCTAACCTCCCCTATATCTACAAGATACTTTGCACAAACAAAATTTGCCTCAGTGCTTGCTACTGATTCTGCAGAGAAATTCTTCATATGGATCACTTCTTCATCCATGGCCCTGAACATACCATCCTTTTGACCTCACTGCTTTGCCTACatcagaaatgaaaaaaaaaagtaaagaaaatgtcagcaaaaaaatacttaGGATAAATATTACATTGGGAGGAATAAGTTAGGTGCAGCAGAAGCTTATCCAGTCTTATTTACTCCCTTATGTTTTCTAAGACTTACTCCCTAGTCAATAATGAAAACGCACATTTCCAGTCAGGCCATTGTCTCCtataagaaaagaagggaCTGAAATTCTCTTCGTGGGCTTACAGTTGACACTAACATATCACTTTTCAATCCATCTTATCTAGGATCGTGCAGAAAGGTTTGAAAATTAAGCAGATTCACAAAGTAGCTGTCTGTTTCCATGTCTATGTCATAAACCATGCACTTGTGAAGAAAAAGACTACATACAAAAATGGCATCCTTTCCATACAGTGAAAAGAAAGTTTGTGCAGGGAAGAACAACCAAAACGAAATATTAAGGCAAGCAAAATTACCTGAGAATACAGGAATGTGCCTAGGATGGCAGTGGCAGCTCCGAGTGCATTGACAGGGCGGACAGGTGTGTGGAAGATAATGATTGACGAAACAATCACAGAAATGCGCTTCATTGTATTGCCAATGCTAAATGTCAATGGAGAAATCTCATCCAGAGACATGTAGGACACCTGGTTGTACAAGTGGTAGAAAACACTCTGTGCAGCAACCCACCTACAGCATTGTAACATTTAAGTAATATATAGTAAAATACTGAGTGTCGCGGTACATGATGTACTATGTTGTAAATATCCAGCACAACATGGCACTCCATTCTGTCAGAACTCAGAAGTCTAACAATATCCAGGATAACAGTAAAAAGCACTGGTCCTGTAAAGAGTGTTAAATTGCCACAAAACATGCAAATATATGCATGATATCTCCTAAGGCGAAAATAATGTAAAGATCATACTCAGTAACCCAAGTAATGCAAGTACAGAACTATGACTGCAATCGCGGAATAGAAATTGCAGAATtctccatttgttttatagaCAATTTTAACATCCTTGggagtacctcaaggtaccaaaattataataaaaaattttgatacctcgagTTATAAAGTAACtggagataccaaattttacactgaaaaaatatggtacttcCTAGTACTTTCTGAAGGATGGTTGCTTACCAGACAACATTAGAGCCAACTTCTGCAAGAGCCTTTTGCCAACCAGCAGCCCACATTTGGGGGCCCTCCATAGAGATAGCAAATGGCGTCAGTATGACCAGGGACATTATCGATAGGCAGGCATAGTAATTCATGCCACTGACAGACTTCCCCTTCATGCCCCTCTTTGAGAATATGTTGCGGAAAACAAATGCAAGGTTTGATATCATGGCACCCATGAATCCTGGTGGGAAGAAAAGCAGCAACTATTAACATCAAGAAAGGTAGAACAGGAGAATACCTGCCTCACCTAATCTGAGCAAGACCATTGAAAACCAGTGCAAAGCCTATGACTCctattttgtttggttcttaaacataaatataagcattgaACTTTAGGAAGAACTGAAAGCAAAGGATTTAACCATGTGTCTCCTAATAGGAATGAGAATATTCTGGACCCCGTATTGGTAACATATAAATTAGATAAGGTTCATAGGTTATAGCTATCATTAGTCATTACTTATCATTAATTGTTGTAAGTTTAAACCTGAAACAAATAACAATTCCTTACAAACATATACATCCAGATAGGGCAAACTCCTCATTTAACAAGTCATTTTATCTTAAAACATAGTATTAAAGACAAATTGATTACGAAAGTGACCACCTAAGTTGATTCATGGTTACACGTAGTTTTACAAATCAACATTGCAACTGTAATGGTTGATATAGTACAATATGCATCAATCTAGAAAAAACATACACTTATATATACTTACCAACCATATTAAAGTTCAGCTCAGTTACAGCAGCAAGAGCACATCCACCAATGATTGGGAGGAGGGAAAGATATACAGGCACCGGAAACGTCTCCCCGAGAAGGAACCTTGATACCAAAACACTAAATGCAGGCTCTGCACTTTTGATAATGTGTGTGAATGATACTGCTACTTTCGACATGCTCACCGTTGCAGCAACATGCCCAATTGTATGAGCCACAGCAACCTTCATCAATTGAAATAACCAAAATCATTCGTGTTTGCCCAAGAAGCACAATTCAAATAACTGCCAAGGATGATTCCACTCACCGGGAAAAGGACTTTCCAGAAATCTAGGTCTGTCTTGGGGGCCTCAACAAGGCGTGTAGCCCATGACACAAGCATCATCGCAGAGCCACAGGCAAGGGAGAGAGTTGAAGTAAGCCAGGGGTATGGGAAAGCATTGAGAACCTTCTTGTTGTAGATGTTAAAGATCACATTAAGCGCCCACCATGTTGCGAAATATATGGAGATCTTTAGCTTCTGAGCAGCTTCCGAGCGGATTGGCACCACCTCAGTCTTGGATTCCTTGTCATCAGCTGCAGAAGCAGCACATTTGAACTCAAGTGGCTTCCTCCGAGGCTTTTGCTCAGCAGCTCCTGGGCCATCTAGTGGTGCAAGGTAAAGTGGTCTGAGTGAAGAGACAACAAATTTTGATGGTTTGAGACCTGAGACAGATGGAACCGAAGCCGTTTTGGACCGTAGATTGGTGCCAGAGAAGGCCACAGGGCCAGGAGAGAGCTTTACAGCAGGTATCATGGCTTCTGCAAATCAaccaatataattttagacGGCAGACGGTGAGATACCAGGTAGAAAGTAATGTATGCTTCATCTTACCTCGAAGAGCTGCTTGAAAGATATTATAGTATTTCCTTTCAACAAAGGCTTTCTCTGAGGACCTGAGTAGAGCAACTGATCTATCAGCACCAAAAAAGAAAGTGGCATGGAAGTATGGAACAACTTTCCTTAAAGAGCTGGTTAAGTaaattttacacaaaaaaaatcttttgagaTGACCCTTAAAACTATTCGTCTATCACTCTTGAAACAATCAAACGAACAAATGAGTCAACCATGACCCCAAATTTTCCTCCCAAATTACTCAGCAGACAGTACTACACAATTCCTGCACGGCAGAGCCGTCATGGGTAAATCCTCAAATCACAAAAGCTACAACTCATAGATCTGGACAAATTTCCACATCGTTTTCACACAAGTGATCTACACCAGCTTCCCCCGAGGAGAAGGATTTGAGATCCTCTGCAGTTGACTGCAGAGAATCTCgtcgctgacatgtgggcccagtgACCTcaggcccacgtgtcagtgacAACTGCACCGTGCCGTCGACGGTAGGATCCAGTTCCAGAAGTCTCCAACTCCGGTGATCTAGTTGGGCAAATTTTGCATGCAAAGGCATCCATCTTTACCACCCACGCTTCAGCTTTGAATCAAAAAGTCTCAAAAGTGCTCGAGAGGAAATCAAATCCATTAATGTGCCTTGCCTATTGCGAATTTGCGATTGACACGAAGTCACAGCCCACAGTCCCAGCGCCCTTCTCATAACAGATTTGCAGTTGCAAAAGATGCGCATCCATGGCGGATTATTTGTGGTGGCCGGACAGGACCAGGACAGCCAGAGGTGATAGTACTCGCCCATGACGAGAGCTACGGCGTCCGCCACCAGAGGGACGGTGACGCgggtgatggcggcggcggcacagatttaacaggaaaaaaaaaacaactttgcaGGATCAAAAGAAGAGACATTTGCAAGATCTCACCTTTCCTCCCACCAATCAATCACCTAGATGACTCCTTCTGATACCCTGGATCAAACCAAACCGAGTCCTCACCTCACCGGAAGGAAGAACAGAAACAGGCGAGGACGGCAACCCCGGCGATGGACTCACTCGAGATATTAGATAGATATATGGAAAATGCTGGGGTGTCGATCGAAGGAACGGGCCAGCCCTCGGAACCTGAGAAGGGAATTCGGAGATCACAAGGGGCGGAGGGAGGTGAGGAGAGTCGCCGCTCCGGCGAGTatgaagggggagagagaggaaggtgGCGGCTTGGGCTGGTATGAATGGATGAACAGAACAGCTCTGAAAGAAGCAACACGAAACTATTAAACACAGTACAATACTCcgtcaaaatttatattcatgtgcatgtttggtttgatttgcACAGTAAACAAAGTACTCCAATCTGTGTAGATTCTCCCCCTCCAGTATCCAGATCACCATTAAACAAAGTACTCCCATTTGGGTAGGAAATGCGctcataatattattttttcaccaaaatttattctctagctttaatttttagatcactaaaaagacatatataaaatttttatttccaaaattatcttttatttataaatatgtctcaCCCCATTGTTGAACGATCATTGCGAGATGCACAGaaaacaaagtaaaatttgtgtttttcccattcaaaactttatttaggggtgtttgtttctatggGCTAAATTTTAGCCtcttgtcatatcggatgtttggacaagtaaacgtagtctataaataaaattcatccataatcttggactaattcacgagacgaatctaataagcctaattaatccatgattagtctatatgatgctacagtaaacatttgctaattatggattaattagacaaaaaaatgcgtctcgcggattagctctcatttatgtaattatttttatgattagtctatatttaatacttcaaattagtgtctaaatatccgatgtgacatggagctaaacaacccctaaactCTGCACTCTGAATCCACAATCATGCTAAATGCAGACCAATGCATCAATATTACTTCCACTTAGCACAACTTTATGTTctttatacttaaaaaaaccCTTTTTTATACTAGCGGACGGAATACCGTtcttatgtataaattatgcAGACCGCTCTTTACCACGGTGTCGACGCCATTCGTACACTGCTTGGCATGGCCGGAGGCACCGCGTCGTGGCATCGTTGCCGCCGTTTGGGAGCATGCCGTCTATCTTGGACTTGGTGCTTGTCGCGTTGGTCTTGAGGAGGTCGCCAGGGATGATGGCGAATTCCTTGTAGCTGTCAACTGCGCTGCTCCGGCTGTCCGAGCTGAGCGCGTCGATGAGCCTACTACCACCGACGACAGTCTTGCATGCACCGTATAGGAACAAGTTGATGCTAGTGGCTAGCTGAGCCTAGTGATATGTATCATCATATGGTATTAGCAAGTATCAACATATATCACTAGATAGTATAAACAATATCATATGTTAATAAGTGATATCACATGATACCTTTTAGTATTAACAAGTGTCAGGTGATACCAAAAGATATGCTATCATCCAGTATCAAATACAGTATTCATTAGGTACTAAATGGTATCACATGATATCCACTGGTATGATACCGGATGATACCAACTGGTATCATACAATACTAGATGATACCACTAGTATGATACCAGATAATACCAATTGGTATCATGTGGTACCAAATAATACAAGTTGACATTATTTGGTATCATGGCGCCATGCAACAAAGGACAACTCGAAGGATGCATGTACCATATGATAATACTAGGTGGTACCAGGCAGTATCATATGGTTCTCTGGCCGAGTTATTGATAAAAAGGGAGAGAACAGTAAGGAACCGTAGCGATGCAACAACGCGTCAGCCACGTAGGACAGGGCAAGAACAAGAaaccaccaaaaaaataaaagaaaacaaaatcacGCCATTAACGCATTCATATTGGTGAATCTAAGAAAGCAAagagaaaacataaaaatatagtcaaaAATCACAGGGTAGGGCGTCAAAGAAACGCTCTAGGAGAAAGAACTCCACTTCAGATACTTCG
Encoded proteins:
- the LOC102718549 gene encoding glucose-6-phosphate/phosphate translocator 2, chloroplastic-like isoform X2; translation: MIPAVKLSPGPVAFSGTNLRSKTASVPSVSADDKESKTEVVPIRSEAAQKLKISIYFATWWALNVIFNIYNKKVLNAFPYPWLTSTLSLACGSAMMLVSWATRLVEAPKTDLDFWKVLFPVAVAHTIGHVAATVSMSKVAVSFTHIIKSAEPAFSVLVSRFLLGETFPVPVYLSLLPIIGGCALAAVTELNFNMVGFMGAMISNLAFVFRNIFSKRGMKGKSVSGMNYYACLSIMSLVILTPFAISMEGPQMWAAGWQKALAEVGSNVVWWVAAQSVFYHLYNQVSYMSLDEISPLTFSIGNTMKRISVIVSSIIIFHTPVRPVNALGAATAILGTFLYSQAKQ
- the LOC102718549 gene encoding glucose-6-phosphate/phosphate translocator 2, chloroplastic-like isoform X1, with translation MIPAVKLSPGPVAFSGTNLRSKTASVPSVSGLKPSKFVVSSLRPLYLAPLDGPGAAEQKPRRKPLEFKCAASAADDKESKTEVVPIRSEAAQKLKISIYFATWWALNVIFNIYNKKVLNAFPYPWLTSTLSLACGSAMMLVSWATRLVEAPKTDLDFWKVLFPVAVAHTIGHVAATVSMSKVAVSFTHIIKSAEPAFSVLVSRFLLGETFPVPVYLSLLPIIGGCALAAVTELNFNMVGFMGAMISNLAFVFRNIFSKRGMKGKSVSGMNYYACLSIMSLVILTPFAISMEGPQMWAAGWQKALAEVGSNVVWWVAAQSVFYHLYNQVSYMSLDEISPLTFSIGNTMKRISVIVSSIIIFHTPVRPVNALGAATAILGTFLYSQAKQ